A stretch of DNA from Candidatus Cybelea sp.:
GTCGTCGCTCAACAACCTGCACTCGTACGACGTTCTGAACATCCACGGGAGCAACGCCTCGCCGTCGAACGCCAAGAGCCGCCAACAGTACAAATCGCTCAACGTTGACGGCGGATGCTATGAGGAGACGCTCAAATCGCTGCTTAACGTCTTGACGAGTAAGCTGAAGGGCTGCTAAGCCGCCGCGTCAGCGGTCGCTGAACCAGCCCGACGGCGCGACGTCGAGGTTGACGTTGATCTGTTTGACCTCGGTATACGCGTCGTAGCCATAAGTTCCAAGCTCGCGCCCGATGCCCGACTGCTTGTAGCCGCCCCAGGGTGCCTCGTTATAGGTCGGGTGGTACGTGTTGATCCACGTGATGCCGGCGCGCAGCTTGCGAATAACGCGGTGCGCCTTGGCGATGTCTTCCGTGAAGACGGCGCCGGCCAACCCATAGATCGTGTCGTTGGCGACGGCAATCGCTTCCGCTTCGTCGGCGAAGGTTTGCACGACCAGCACGGGGCCAAAAATTTCCTCGGCGACGATCCGCATCTGCGGCGATGTCTGATCGAAGATCGTCGGAGCGATGAAGTTCCCCGCGGCGAGCTCACCGCCGAGCCGTTCGCCGCCGCAGAGAAGCTTCGCGCCTTCCCCGACGCCGGCGGCGATGTAGGCCTCGACGCGTTCGCGATGGACCGGCGAGATAATCGGTCCCATCTCGGTCTGCGGATCGAAGCCGTCACCGACGCGAATCTTGCGCGCTCGTTCGACAAGCCGCTCCAGGAAACGGTCGTGCAGCGATCGCTCGATCACCAAGCGCGAGCCGGCCGAACAGACTTGCCCGGCGTTGGCGTAGATCCCGAAGAGCGCGTAGTCGATCGCCGTATCGAAATCGGCGTCGGCGAAGACGACGTTGGGGGACTTGCCGCCGAGCTCGAGCGAGATCTTTTTCAGATTCGACGTTGCGGCTTGCATGATGCTGCGGCCGGTCTGCGTCCCGCCGGTAAAGGCGATCTTGTCGACGAGCGTACTGGCGGCCAGCGCATTGCCGGCAATCGCACCCGCGCCGGTGACGACGTTGACGACGCCGCGCGGAAATTCGAGCTCCTCGAAAATCGCCGCGAGGCGGATCGCCGAGAGGGGCGTTAACTCGGAGGGTTTGAGGATGCAGACGTTGCCCGCGGCGAGCGCCGGAGCCAGCTTCCAAACCGCCATGAGCAGCGGATAGTTCCAAGGAACGATCTGCCCGCAGACGCCGATCGGCTCGCGGACGGTAAATGTTTGCGAGGGTGCCGGCACGTCGAACGTTTGTCCGTGCGGTTTTGTCGCCAGGCCGGCGTAATAACGAAAGCAGTTGGCCGCGTCGACGGCGTCGTACTCGGTCTCGCGCAGAGGCTTTCCGTTGTTGAGCGTGTCGATGCGCGTGAACTCGTCGCGGTGCGCGTCGATCGCATCGGCCACTTTGAAGAGCAGCGCCGCGCGATCGGCGGCGCTCGTCGATCCCCAGGGGCCTTGGTCGAAGGCTTTGCGCGCGGCCTCGATCGCGCCTTGCACGTCCTCCGTCCCCGCTTCGGCGATCGTCGCGATCTTTTGACCGTTCGAGGGATTGAAGAGGTCGCGCGTCGCGCCGCTGCGCGCCGGCCGCCATTCGCCGTCGACGTACATCGGAATGACGCCGTCGACGCCGGGCAGGTGCGCGAGAATCGACTCGGGATCGACCGGAGAGTTCGCCGTTACTTGCATCGTCATCGTCTCTTTCTGTAGGGCCGTACGCCTCTACGATGCGTTCGACGTGGGAACCGGTTGCGGTTCCATGCTGGCGAGGCTCTCGCCCAGCGCGCGACAGACGTAATCCGCCTCGTCTTGCGTGATCGTCAGCGGGGGTTCGACCCGAATTACTCGGGCGTTCACGAGCGTCCCGGAGACCAGCACGCCTCGATCGAGCATTCGCTTGCCGAGCTCGAATCCGGTCGCGTCGTCGTGAAACTCGAGCGCGATGAGCAAGCCCTTTCCGCGCACGCTCGCGACGAGGCCCGCGTGCGGCTGCACGGCGGTGCGAATTCCCGCAAGCAGGCGCTCTCCCAGCCGCGCCGCGCGCTGCGGAAGCTGTTCCTCGATGAGCACGTTGATCGTCGCCAGCGCCGCGGCGCAGGCGAGCGGATTTCCGCCGAACGTCGACGTGTGCAGGAACGGATTGTCGAACAGGCGCGAGAATACTTCGCGCCGCCCGACGACCGCGCCGGCCGGCACGACGCCGCCGCCGAACGCCTTCGCCAGGCACATTAGATCGGGGGCGATACCGTAGTGCTCGCAGCAGAACATCTTGCCCGTGCGCCCCATGCCCGTCTGCACTTCGTCCAAAATGAAGAGCGAACCAAATTCGTCGCAGAGCGCGCGGACGCCGGGAAGATAGTCGTCATCGGGGATGTTTACGCCGCCCTCGCCTTGGATCGGTTCCAAGAGGACGGCGCCGACGTCCTCGCCGACCGCGCGGCACGAGGTCATCATGTCGCGCAGCGCGGGAAGGTCGTTGAACGGCACGTGCTCGATGTTGGGCAGCATCGGCCCGAACGGGCGGCGGAACTCCGCTTTCGCGCTGGCCGAGAGCGAGCCGTAGCTCTTGCCGTGAAATCCCTTCGTTGCCGCGACGATCGTCTGCTTTGTCGGATCGTAGGCGCGCGCGAGTTTGAGCGCACCTTCGACCGCTTCGGTTCCGCTGTTGCAGAAGAAGCTGAAGTCGAGTTCTCCGGGCGTCAGCATCGAGAGCGTTTTGGCGAGCATCGCGCGCAGCGGATCGAGCAGATCCTGGCTGTGCAGCGGCTGACGCCGCAGCTGATCGGTTACCGCTTTGACGACTTTGGGATGGCGGTGGCCGACGTTGAAGATCCCGAAGCCGCCCAAACAATCGAGGTAGCGGCGTCCGTAGACGTCGCGATAGGAGTTCGGGCCGGCGTCGGCCCACTCGACAACGGCGCCGGCCTCGCGTGCGTCGGTCGCCTTGCGGTATTCCAGGAATCCGGGGTTGACGTGATCGCGAAACCCCTCGACGGTCTCGCGCGTGATCCACGCGGCCTCCTCGGGGCCGACTTCGATGTTTTCGATCAGCGCGAGAACGCGCTGCGAGTATTCGTAGGCGCGGCGTTCGCGTTGCTCGGAAGAGCTCACGCCGCGAAGACCTCCGCGGCGGCGTCGCGGAGCGCTTCTAGGCCTTCGTCGAGCTCGGCGTCCGTCACGACCAAGGGCACGAGAATGCGAATGACGTTGCTCTGCCCGGCAAGCAGCACGATGAGCCCTCTCCGGCGCGCGGCCTCGAGAATTTGCGGCGCGCCCGACGAGAGTTCCATCGCCATCATCGCACCCAGGCCGCGAACGTCGAGGATTTGCACGTGGCTCGACTGCAGGCCGCGCAGCGCGGATTCGATGCGCGCCCCGATCGCGCGGGCTCGCTCCAAAAAGCGCTCATCCATGATCTCGAAGATCTCCAGTGCCGCCGCGCAGGCAACCGGATTTCCGGCGAAGGTGCCGCCCAATCCGCCCGGCTCCGGCGCGTCCATGATCTCGGCCTTTCCGACGACTGCGGCGAGCGGAAGCCCACCGCCCAGCGTCTTTGCGACCGTCATCAAGTCGGGCTCGATGCCGTAGTGCTCGCAGGCGAAGAGCCGGCCGGTCCGGCCGAAGCCCGTTTGAATCTCGTCGACGACGAAAACGATTCCGTGCTGCGCCGTAATACGTCGCAGCTCGTGCAGAAAGGCGGCGGGTGCCGGGAGGAAACCGCCTTCGCCGAGGACCGGTTCGACGATCATCGCCGCCACACGATCGGCGGAGACGACGCCGTCGAAGATCTCGGCGAGGGCTCGCAGTGCATCCTCGGTCGTCACGCCGTGGCGAAGACTGGGAAACGGCGCGTGGTAGATCTCGCTGCAAAATGGCCCGAAGTGCTGCTTGTACGGCGCGTTCTTACCGGTCATCGTCAGCGCTAGGAGCGTGCGTCCGTGGTAACCGTGCGTGAAGGCGATCACCGCCGGCCGTCGAGTGTACTCGCGCGCGATCTTGACGGCGTTCTCGGTCGCCTCGGCGCCGGTGGAGAGCAGCAGCGACTTTTTGGGCGAAGTGCCGGGGGCGCGGCGATTGAGCTCCTCGGCGACTCGGAGATACGGCTCGTACATCGCCACCTGGAAGCACGTGTGCGTGAACCGCTGCGCCTGCTCCGCGATGGCCGCGACCACCCGTGGGTTGGCGTGCCCGGCGTTGAGCGTGCCGATGCCGCCGGCGAAGTCGAGGTATCGCCGGCCCTCGGCGTCCCAGAGCGTCGCTCCGCTCGCGCGCTGCACCCAGATCGGATGCGCCGTAGCGACGCCGCGCGCGACGTTTTGCGCGCGCCGCTGCGAGAGAGAAAGTTTCGTTGCGGTGTTCAAAGCGAGGAAGTTATATTCGGCATATGTAAAGGCGCTCTTCCTTAGTCTGCTGGAGGCCATTGGGGGAGGCACGTGCACAAGCGAATCGTCGCGTTCGTCGTCCTGGCGGTGGTTGCCATGCCCTTCGGAGCGAGAGCGGGAACGACTGGGACCCTGCGCGGCCGAGTGATCGACGCGACGACCCGGGCTCCCCTCGCCGGAGTGGCGGTCAGTGCGGTTGCGCCGTCGCAGACGGCGCAGACGGTCTCGGACGCTTCGGGCTCCTATTCGTTTATCTCGCTTCAGCCCGACACGTACACGGTGAGCGCGAGCAAATCCGGATACGATTCGCTCTCCCAGCCAGGCGTAACCGTCATCGCCGACCAGTCGACCACGGTCGCGCTGGCGCTGCAGAAGACGCTGCAGACGATCGCGCGGACGACCTCACGTTCCGCACAGTCGCTGGTTCATTCCGGCGTGACGAGCGACGTTTTTTCGATCAACCCGACGGGTCAAAGGGCCGCCTCGACGCTCTCGGGCTCGGGTTCGCTCACGCAAGCCTACGGCGCGATTGCGAGCGCACCCGGCGTCAACATCCCTTCCAACCAACAGGGTTGGTATCAGAGCGTTTACGTTCGCGGCGGCGACGTCGATCAGGTTGCTTATGAGTTCGACGGATTGCCGACGACCCGGCAATCGGATCTCGCGCCGATCGCAACGCTGACGTCGCTGGGCAATCAGGAGGTGCAGGTCTACACGGGCGGCACGCCCGCGACTTCGAACTCCTCGGGCCTGGCCGGCTACATCAATCAAGTCATCAAGACCGGAACCTTCCCGGGCTATGCAACGGCGGACTTCGGTATCGGCGGACCGGCGTACTACCATCAGGCGACCGTCGAAGCCGGCGGCGCGACGCCCGATCGCATGTTCTCGTACTACGTTGGGCTTTCGGGAACGAATCAGACGTTTCGCTACGGCGACCAGTTCGGCGGGGTCAGCCAGCCGTTGTACTTCTATCCGCTCAACGTCCCGACGAACAACAACGTCTACAATATCCTCGACGGCTCGGCCGGCCGATATCCCAACTACGGGTTCATCGCGCAGCCCGGCTACGGCTACACGCAAGCGTATGATGCCGACCGGGAGAACGTCGTCAACTTTCACATCGGCATCGCGCACCGCGACTCGCCCCTGCGCGACGACATTCAACTGCTCTACGTCACGGGCGGGATCGGCGCGCAGTTCTACAGCTCCGCCAACGACATCGGCTACACGCCGCTGGTCGGCAAGCGCACCGGCATCGGCTATCCGATGCCGTACCTCGATTCGCTCTACTACGGCGGCCCGCTAATGAAGACGCCAAACCAAAGCGACGTCATCATCGGCGACTTTCCGAGCAGCCCGACGGGCCGGGCGCCGGGATCGCCGGTGGGGGTGAACGATCGCGACGGAAACTACAACGGCTATTCGATCGAAAAGTTTCAGTACCAAAAAAACTTCGACTCCCGCTCGTATCTGCGAGCGCTCGTTTACGGTGAGTATTCGCG
This window harbors:
- a CDS encoding aldehyde dehydrogenase family protein — its product is MTMQVTANSPVDPESILAHLPGVDGVIPMYVDGEWRPARSGATRDLFNPSNGQKIATIAEAGTEDVQGAIEAARKAFDQGPWGSTSAADRAALLFKVADAIDAHRDEFTRIDTLNNGKPLRETEYDAVDAANCFRYYAGLATKPHGQTFDVPAPSQTFTVREPIGVCGQIVPWNYPLLMAVWKLAPALAAGNVCILKPSELTPLSAIRLAAIFEELEFPRGVVNVVTGAGAIAGNALAASTLVDKIAFTGGTQTGRSIMQAATSNLKKISLELGGKSPNVVFADADFDTAIDYALFGIYANAGQVCSAGSRLVIERSLHDRFLERLVERARKIRVGDGFDPQTEMGPIISPVHRERVEAYIAAGVGEGAKLLCGGERLGGELAAGNFIAPTIFDQTSPQMRIVAEEIFGPVLVVQTFADEAEAIAVANDTIYGLAGAVFTEDIAKAHRVIRKLRAGITWINTYHPTYNEAPWGGYKQSGIGRELGTYGYDAYTEVKQINVNLDVAPSGWFSDR
- a CDS encoding putrescine aminotransferase, which encodes MSSSEQRERRAYEYSQRVLALIENIEVGPEEAAWITRETVEGFRDHVNPGFLEYRKATDAREAGAVVEWADAGPNSYRDVYGRRYLDCLGGFGIFNVGHRHPKVVKAVTDQLRRQPLHSQDLLDPLRAMLAKTLSMLTPGELDFSFFCNSGTEAVEGALKLARAYDPTKQTIVAATKGFHGKSYGSLSASAKAEFRRPFGPMLPNIEHVPFNDLPALRDMMTSCRAVGEDVGAVLLEPIQGEGGVNIPDDDYLPGVRALCDEFGSLFILDEVQTGMGRTGKMFCCEHYGIAPDLMCLAKAFGGGVVPAGAVVGRREVFSRLFDNPFLHTSTFGGNPLACAAALATINVLIEEQLPQRAARLGERLLAGIRTAVQPHAGLVASVRGKGLLIALEFHDDATGFELGKRMLDRGVLVSGTLVNARVIRVEPPLTITQDEADYVCRALGESLASMEPQPVPTSNAS
- the gabT gene encoding 4-aminobutyrate--2-oxoglutarate transaminase; this encodes MNTATKLSLSQRRAQNVARGVATAHPIWVQRASGATLWDAEGRRYLDFAGGIGTLNAGHANPRVVAAIAEQAQRFTHTCFQVAMYEPYLRVAEELNRRAPGTSPKKSLLLSTGAEATENAVKIAREYTRRPAVIAFTHGYHGRTLLALTMTGKNAPYKQHFGPFCSEIYHAPFPSLRHGVTTEDALRALAEIFDGVVSADRVAAMIVEPVLGEGGFLPAPAAFLHELRRITAQHGIVFVVDEIQTGFGRTGRLFACEHYGIEPDLMTVAKTLGGGLPLAAVVGKAEIMDAPEPGGLGGTFAGNPVACAAALEIFEIMDERFLERARAIGARIESALRGLQSSHVQILDVRGLGAMMAMELSSGAPQILEAARRRGLIVLLAGQSNVIRILVPLVVTDAELDEGLEALRDAAAEVFAA